In Saccopteryx leptura isolate mSacLep1 chromosome 13, mSacLep1_pri_phased_curated, whole genome shotgun sequence, the DNA window CCTCAGTTAAATGGGGACAAATCACTGGCTCACAGAGTTATTGTGAGGTTTAGAGGAGTTAATGGAGAAGAAGAGTTTAGTAATATGAAAAACCAAGTCTTGATAATGAGCTCCTAGGCTGgggtgagagagaaagcagacagagtaGGGTCAGTGGGAACTTCTGAGACTGGCTCCATTAAAGTAACTTTTCTGCTTAAGCTTCATTATCATTTCCTGAGATCAAGACTCTCAGCTAGAGTTAATGAAACtgaaagttattcttttttatttacattttgtccTGATAGGAGTTGTTTTCAGCAATGGAGAAGTATGGAAGCAAACCCGGCGTTTCTCCCTCACGGTTTTACGGAACATGGGAATGGGAAAGAAAACTATTGAAGACAGAATTCAAGAGGAAGCCCTGTGTCTggtggaagaattaaaaaaaaccaatggTGCGTTTTTCTCTATGTACTTAACAAAAACAGTTTGGGTAGACTGAATGCTATTACAATTACCAACAGAGCACAGAGAGCTATGGCTCAAGTGTAGCGGAAGTTTACATTTTGCTCACAACCAGTAAGAAGAGGTGAAGTGGTTGGCACAACAGCTTTACCAGGTACCAGGCTAATAGGTGCTTTGACATCTTCAGCATGTGGCTTCCAGTGTCACCCAGGAGCCATCTCTTTCCACTGCAGTGTAAGGAGCAAAGAGCAAAGAAAGAAGCCAAGAGTGTTATGAATGGGCAAGGTATGGCAGTGGGACACAAAAGTTCTTTCCCCTTCCAGGGGCTGTGACAAGTAAACTGTTTTAGTTCTTTGTtgctattaatataaaaaaaatgcaatccaTATGAATCATTGCATATCTTTGACTATttattagaatataatttttttttttttgtatttttctgaagctggaaacggggagagacagtcagacagactcccgcatgcgcccgaccgggatccacccggcacgcccaccaggggcgaagctctgcccaccagggagtgatgctctgcccctccggggcatcgctctgccgcgaccagagccactctagcacctggggcagaggcaaaggagccatccccagcgcccgggccatctttgctcccatggagctttggctgcgggaggggaagagagagacagagaggaaggagggggtgggggtgaagaagcaaatgggcgcttctcctatgtgccctggccgggaatcgaactcaggtcccccgcacgccaggccgacgctctaccgctgagccaaccagccagggcctaattttgaAAATGGAATTAATAAGTCAACAAATGTTGGGTTTTGATAAGTATTATCTGAAAAATGATTTTGTGCACTTGATTTATATTTCAAGCAGAATTATTATTGACTGGGTCTTTTCCCGTAGTGAATGTGACCTTCTCTCAGTTTCCTGACCCATGACCACTCAGACTCTACTTGATTCCCCCTAGCTGTGGGACCTCACTCTGTTGGGACAGCCTGTTTCATCTCGGGGTAACTATAACTGTTGGAAGTTTCTTTCACATGTTGAGCAGAAGCATTTTTCCTTGTAACTTGTACTATTTGGTCCCTGCTGAGATCTTGCCTTTTGGAGGTCCAGTGTTGTGGCAGTTACCACTTAGAGGCAGGATGGGCCTCCCACCTAAAATTTGGTTTAGATGTTGATATTGAAGGTACCACACACACCCCAATAGGATATGAAAAAGTTTTATTACTCATAATGATCAGTGgttggattcaaataatttaacaactggttctctgccttaatgactattttcaggataaaaaaaagatatactgaaaagtagttaattatttcatgcatttaatacttaaattagaaaaataaaagaggtacacaaaactagattatctcataagagttttaaaatattaatgataaagtattaaataatacctgacataaaacaataaaactgttatttaagatatttccattcgcttcttgattggtgtcctcactttcAATTGTTTTCACCTATGGACTGAATGAACAATAATAAGGAAGCTTAGAacatgctgttgcacagatgaaagtTTAAAAAGCATAAGGAATGTGAGTCACCTTATTGGGtgactgcccaggtgcccaccttagagagaaccttggtTACAAGTGCCACCTTAATAAAGGTTCGCCTAACTCAACAAAATATGTATTAGATAGTAGTTTTGGCAAACTGTTgaaaaccagctgaatcccacaacTGATAATGATGCTTTCTCTATAGGGCAAGGTGGCTCTTAAGAGGATCCCAAAAtggcatgagagagcagagaaagggcgctggcttgagaaaTGGTGGTTAGGGGGTGAGGTGTGGATGCGGGTGAGGTGTGCCAGCCAGGGTGTGTGGTTTAAACACTCTGCTTGTGCCAAAGGAGGGAACACTtgagcttttttttattatcagaTTGTCCAGATGTGAGAAGAGTAAGAAAAGATAAGGCTTAAAAGTTGTCAGAGCCAAATACCAAAAAAATGGGAGTCATATTCGTTATTACATGTAGAAAGCCTGTTTCATATACTACaacatatttttttgaaatatctgaCTGTAACTCCAAATTCTCTTATTATTCTTCTCTTCTACAAGAAAAACACACCCAGAGTTTGTCaactttgttttgtaaaataagaTTTCATGTCTCCATAGTCTCCTGATATTCTTGAAGAAGTGTCCACACTGAGAGCTAAATTTTAcacttttaaagatgtttttaccataaagaggaggaaaatgttattctttgtgacagcatggatggaccgaGGGTGTTATGCTGAGtagaataagccagtcagagacagacagtaccatatgatttaacGTATATGCAGCATCTAAAGAGCAgtataatgaacaaacaaaacagaaatagtctcataaatacagaggacagactgatggctgcctgaggagagggaggctggggactgagtgaaaaaggtgacagGACTGAGAAGCACAGACTGggagttacagaatagtcatggggatgtaaagtacagcatagaaaacacgacactggggaacaaaattgtgttgcatccacaaaaacacttgttcttacctaactcgagtgtgctgatctcaaatctgacattagtttttctctgtaagctacaggttttttgcaattcaagattttacgttcttatcttattgtaaaatttttaacatttagtttaacataatgaagtagaatgacTTCTTAGGCatcatatttgtgaaaatataataatttatataatgcagtaaatgtactaatacactaaaagatatgattgcaatcaatgaacaaataaagtgctgcaactacacattgatgcttctcatctctccccctttctctctcttgctctcataaaaaaaatgtagtcaataatattgtaaaataaataaacaaaaatttaaaagcattttttaaaggaCCTCCTTGTGAATTACCTTGTGGCTCTTATTAGGAGAATGatgtaaataagaaaatacttgccctggccggttggctcagcggtagagcgtcggcctggcgtgcgggggacccgggttcgattcccggccagggcacataggagaagtggccatttgcttctccatctcccccctccttcctctctgtctctctcttcccctcccgcagcaaggctccattggagcaaagatggcccgggcgctggggatggctccttggcctctgcctcaggcgctagagtggctctggtcctggcagagcaacgccccggaggggcagagcatcgccccctggtgggcagagcgtcgcccctggtgggcgtgccaggtggatccccgtcctgcgcatgcaggagtctgtctgactgtctctccccatttccagcttcagagaaataccaaaaaataaataaataaatacttgagggaaattaataaataaattggactGGATTAGACATTTTTACTTGGGGAaacacaatacattttattttacgcATGTTGAGTTTATAGTGATGGTGGCATGCTTAGTAGTTCCTATACTTAAAAAATCTTTTGAGTCAACTCTTCTCAAGTATTTTAAACAATCAACTTAAGATTTAAATGGGAATTCCGCTCTAACTTTTGACTTACTTTGTTTTCAGAGGCTCCCTGTGACCCCTCTTTCCTTATGGGCAGTGCTCCCTGCAATGTGATCTGCTCCATTATTTTCCAGAaccgttttgagtacaatgatGAGCAATTTCTAACCTTGTTAcattattttgatgaaaatttcAGACTTATGAACACCACCTGGATACAGGTAAAGTCAAGGTTCTCTCTAAATGGGAAATAATGCTCTATTCTACTGCTCATGCCGACCGATCGCGTTAGCCTATTTCAAAATGGTTGAAGCGATATTTCTCAAACTATCATTTGTAACCCATCAGTGGGTTATCAAATCAATTCAGtgtgttaaaatttaaattaagccTGGCCTGTtgtgcacagtagatagagcgttgatctgggatgctgagatcacCACTTCAAAACCCTacggcttgtctggtcaaggcacatatgaaaagcaactgctatgagttgatgcttcttacttctCCTTctaacattctctctctctatcctccatctaaaatcaataaataaaacctttaaaaaaagaaaaaatttaaatttaaaacatgaaacatagtaataaaaagaaaaatattatctcaTAGTGCATCAAATGATATCAAGGTATTTTTCTGAGAaaacttttttctgatttttgcatctatagaTGAAGAGGGTGGCAgcataaaatgtatttctcactATACTGCATTGTCAGAGAATGTTAGTAACCTATAATATGCAATCACTAACAACTAATAATCTATGTGAATCATAAGCTCATGTTATGTTCGACCTGGGAAGGACCCTGGAGAACAAATAATCAAATTCTCATTTTTGGATCATCAACGGATATTAAGCATATTGTCCAAAGCAACCATGACAAAGAATGAACTAGACCTAGAATCTAGATTTCTCGGTTCACTTTCTAGTTTGATACAAGCTACCAGCCAAATAAATTGTTCCAGTGCCTACCTACCAAGGGTATTCGATCATGTAGGAGCCAGCTAAAGAAGAGTCAGTAAATTCCAGGATTGGGAATGGCCTAATGAATAAAGGCAGTGTGAATATTCTTGAGGGTGTAAATGCCAGAATAAAATAAGCTAAATAACTTGAGCATTTCCTTAATCTTCCTGATTACAAAACAAGTGTATGAGTGCAAACTTTTTAGGTGACTGTAGAAATATGTGTAGGGTAAACTGGAGGAACACTAGGCTGGTGCACAGAGTGGTGGAGTAGCCTTTCTCAACCTCAGTATCCTCATTTGGAAAGAGGTGGTATGCTTCTTAATACTTTCAGAGAATATGGTTACGAAAAGaatttaaaggttttaaaactGCTTTGTAACTTGTGTGTCCTGTTGTCCTATAATTCTGGATATTTatcattctttccattttctttttccttgcacataagaaagaaaaagggagagagagagagagagagagagagagagagagagagagagagagagaaggagggaagaacggggaaagacaggaagggagagagatgagaaacatcaaatcatagttgtggcactttagtttttcattgattgattctcatatgtgtcttgaccggaaagtgggggcttcagccaaaccagtgactgcttgctcaagctagcgaccttgcgcataagccagtgaccttgggcttcaagttagagacctctgggttcaagccagtgacctttgggctcaagccagtgaccatcaaCTAATggtgatgatcccatgctcaagctggtcaccagcgctcaagctagtgagcccacacacAAGTCTGAAACCTCGACTGTATCCGaagacgatgctctatccactacaccaccactggtcaggccagttctttttctttctagttcGAAGTATGTCCTAGTGCAGGATGCATGTCTTATTTGTCTTTAGCTGCTCAGCATATAACAAAGTGTCTGATACATAATATAGGTCTATAAAAATTTGCTGAGTGAATTAATGAATGGTTCTTTACCTTTCAGCTCTATAATATGTTCCCATATTTACTACATTATCTCCCTGGATGTCATAATGAATTACTTAAAAACGTTGTTAAACAGAAGGAATTTATTTTGGAAAGAGTAAAAGAACACCAGGAATCCCTGGACCTCAATAACCCTCGAGATTTTATTGACTACTTCCTGATTCAAATGGAAAAGGTATAAAAGACCCTGATTTTCAACTTCATCTTTGTTGGTGATGTGACTCATGGATTAGTTTTAATCTTTCACAGTGAAATTAGGATAATAAAATGAATGCATCTTCCTAAGGATGTATTAACTACTTGTACAACCTGTTGCTTCTACAAACCATAATGAGTGTCTTGAGATAGTTACAAATTCTCACTAAAAATGACTTACAAGGCTTTCTATTTACCTTGTTAAAACTAGTTCTTTGTTTGAAACAGATTTAAGGACATCCACAAACAAGTACACACACATTCAAGATTAATGATAAACAatatatatctttaataaaataagttcCGTGAATGCAAGATGTAACATGTGAGGAAACTCAGGAATGCATAAGAACCTAGAAAGATTTACCTTGGAAAGCTACTAGGAAATCTTGCCAAATGAGGTAGTTTTAGAGGAAATTCTGGCTTAGATGAACAGCGATGACAAAATGGGTCTAGTAAATAATGATCAAGTGTGTGGAATTTTCAGAGGTTATCTTGATTGTAACTGAGAAACTGTTGTCGGTGTCATGGCTGGTGACATTGGGAATAGTGATGGTGTTAGTGGGTGGGTGGTTCTGGAGGCTGAATGAGAAATTTAGACATGATAAAATAGACTATAGGTCACATAACTGTCAGTGAGTAGTCACGATGACTTGataaaaattatgtttgaaaGAACTGATTGACTCTCATGGGTGAGAAAGTAGGAATCAGAAAGGACTTACAGGAAGTTTGtaactctgattttattttaactgaaagACATCTAAAAACTCATCTAACTTTACCTTCAGCTATTACATTCTCGATGTCTGGATTAATTTATCAAATAAGCAAATTAAGCAAATAATGATGTTATATTGAGATACGTTACAATATCTCTAAGGTTCTTCTAATTATCAGTAATTTGAATACATCATTACTAGGAAAAGCACAATCAACAGTCTGTATTTACCATGGAAAACTTGATCCAGACCGTGTGGGATGTTTTTACTGCAGGGACGGAGACAACAAGCTCCACCCTGAAATATGGACTCCTGCTTCTGCTAAAACACCCAGAGGTCACAGGTATGATCACAGACGATGGGCAAGATAAAATTCGGGTAAAAATTGGCAGGCAGCACTGATAACTCTCCCATTCTTCACCTGTCTAGagaatattcaaaaaaatttttcataacTAATACATCTGCCTAACATTAgagaaattaaattcaaattatagtacaaaaagagaaaaaaatttaaatagcagCAGAGATTTGAAGGGCAGAAGTTATTGTTCTTCCTGTAATGGTAGATAATCCTTGATCTGCATCAGACCAGATGAAGTAAGTAGGGTCATCCTAGAATCTGGGAAAGATTAGCCTTTCTCTTCATCTAAAAAGATATCACTTGATATTCCTTCAATGTCCCAATAAATATATctttgtcagcctgaccaggcagtggtgcagtggatagcctgttggactgggacgtggagaacccaggtttgaaacactgaggttgtggcttgagagcgggctcaccagcttgagcgcgaggtcactgacttgagcatgggatcataaacatgaccccatggttactggcttgagctcaaaagtcattggcttgaagcccaaggtcactggcttcagcaaggggtcactcgctctacagTAGCACCCCcatgtcaaggtacatatgagaaagcaattaataaacaagcGATCAATTGacactaagatgccacaatgaagaattgatgcttctcatctctcttctttcatgtctgtccctatctgtctctctctctgactctctctgtctctgtcaaacaaacaaaatatattgcTGCTCAAATGCATTTGCAATGTAAAGAGGGACTCAAGAAAATCATAATCTTTCCCTACTGTAGTGTCTTACTTTCTAAACAAAGAGTTagacacaaataaaaaattcttttgaaatataccctaatgGGCAAACAAAATTTTCCTCAGAAGAATGATTACGCTTACAAATGCAATTTTGCCATTTTACCTCCTCTTTTTTATTGAGTTCATATTAGGAGGTTATTTCCTCCACTGTTATGTCATTTTCTCTTTGGTACATGCAGACAGTGTTAGTATAATTAAATCTCATGAGCCTCTCCCTCCAACATCAGCATCAGATTTTCCTACTTGGTTTAAAGTCCCCTGTCCTCCATTATAACTGCGATGTTTTCCAAAAGGTGCGATTTACAAGCACAGCCTTGAATCACTTTGCTTGCACACATCACATTGTGGGATATGATGGCAATGTATTTCTTTCATGGGACACACATTCTTTTAGCCAAATAAACTCACTAACTCTTGTAAGACCTATGTCGATTATGACTGTCAATTGTTTGGGATATTTTCCTACACACATTTAAAGCCCTTCTTGTGTCATATTTCCCCAGctcttccattttcattttctatgtgGATTTTTTCTTGCATCATATCcatttatgttttctcttttcttttttgccatcATTCTTTCACTGTGACATTTGGCTAAGCATAGGATTTTATAAGCAGCTCCTAACCACTGCATATAACCACTCTCTT includes these proteins:
- the LOC136384668 gene encoding cytochrome P450 2C21-like isoform X2, which translates into the protein MPGLGVVFSNGEVWKQTRRFSLTVLRNMGMGKKTIEDRIQEEALCLVEELKKTNEAPCDPSFLMGSAPCNVICSIIFQNRFEYNDEQFLTLLHYFDENFRLMNTTWIQLYNMFPYLLHYLPGCHNELLKNVVKQKEFILERVKEHQESLDLNNPRDFIDYFLIQMEKEKHNQQSVFTMENLIQTVWDVFTAGTETTSSTLKYGLLLLLKHPEVTAKVQEEIDRVVGRNRSPCMQDRSRMPYTDAVVHEIQRYSDLVPNNLPHEVTRDVNFRGYFIPKGTFIFTSLTSVLHDNKEFPNPDLFDPGHFLDERGNFKRSDYFMPFSAGKRVCAGEGLARMELFLILTHILQHFTLKPVVDLKDIDITPALSGIGSVPPNYKLCFIPV